The region GAATTTCCGCGCCCGTGATGTACGAGGCGCGCTCGCTGCACAGAAACTCCACCAAATCGGCCACTTCGGCCGTCGTGCCCAGGCGGCGCAGGGGAATTTGCGTGTCGACGATGTGCGAGGTGCCGGGCGACAGAATCGCCGTGTCGATCTCGCCCGGCGCGATGGCATTGACGCGCACATTCAGCGGCGCCATGTCGTTGGCCATTTCGCGCGTCAGCGACGCCAGCGCCGCCTTCGAACTGGCATAGGCGGAGCCGGCAAACGGGTGCACGCGGTAGCCGGCGATCGAGCACAGGTTCACGACGGCGCCGTGCGCGTTCGACAATTCCTGCGCGAAGCCGCGCGTCAGCGCCAGCGGCGCAAAAAAATTGGTGTTGTACATTTCCTGCCACGTCTGCATGTCGGTGGTCAGCGAATTGACGCGCGAGCCGCCCGGCCCCTTCGGCGACACGCCCGCATTGTTGACTAGGGCGTGCAGTTTCGAGTCGCCCAGCATGGGGCGCAGGGTCTCGACCATCTGCCCGATCTGGCTCAGGTCCGACAAATCCATGCACACATGCGTGTTGTGCTCCTGGCTGCGCGGGCAACCGCCGGGAATCGGGCTGCGCGAGACGGTGATGACCCGCCAGCCGAGGCTGCGGAAGCGTTCCGCGACGGCGTGGCCGATGCCGCGGCTGGCGCCGGTGACGATGGCGGTTTTCTGTTCCATTTTCTGTTCAATCTTGTGCTCAATGTGCGTCATGTTCTTCCTCGTTCTGTTCTTGTTCGCTTGTGCCGGCGTGGATGCGCTCCTGGCGCATGACATAGGCCAGCATCTGCGTGCCGCCGTCGAGAATGTCCTGTT is a window of Janthinobacterium rivuli DNA encoding:
- a CDS encoding SDR family NAD(P)-dependent oxidoreductase; translated protein: MTHIEHKIEQKMEQKTAIVTGASRGIGHAVAERFRSLGWRVITVSRSPIPGGCPRSQEHNTHVCMDLSDLSQIGQMVETLRPMLGDSKLHALVNNAGVSPKGPGGSRVNSLTTDMQTWQEMYNTNFFAPLALTRGFAQELSNAHGAVVNLCSIAGYRVHPFAGSAYASSKAALASLTREMANDMAPLNVRVNAIAPGEIDTAILSPGTSHIVDTQIPLRRLGTTAEVADLVEFLCSERASYITGAEIPIDGGQRI